The Paenibacillus dendritiformis region ATCGGAGGGAGCGTCGTTACTTTGATGGTCCTTCGTTCGGGCGGCCGGGTTACGGTCAATTCCCGGACTTACGAGAATTCTAGCACTTCGGGCGTCGTCGCTCGTGAGGACAAGTATCTTCATACCAACACAACGAGACGGAAGATCGAACGGAGCAGCAGCAGCGGCTCAAGCGGCGGAGGCGGAGGGACTACTTCAGGGGGCCATTCGCATAGCGGCAGCAGAGGATCATTTTAGAGGCGTCTGCTTTTGATCACGATGAAGAATAGGGGGCAAGACGGCATCGAATCTTGCATTCACTCTTGAAAAGCATATGCTTCCGAAGCATGTTTCCTGCGGAAACATTTTGGCTGCTCATGTAGTCTCGCCTACACTCCGCAGCTCCTTACAAGTTTTGCGGAGCAAAACTCGCATCGGAAGCATACGCTTCGAGTTCTTGCAACCTTCTCGGTGCTGAAAACCAGCCTTTTTGAACATAGATTTTTATTGAAAGGACGGGATAAGGATGGGATTCTTCAGAAACCAATTTGCGAATGTAGTCGAGTGGGAAGAATTTAGAGACGATATGATTTTTTGGAAGTGGAGCAATCGGGAGATTAAAAAAGGCTCCAAGTTAATTATCCGCGCCGGACAAGATGCGATTTTCGTAAATAACGGCAAAATCGAAGGGATTTTCAAGGATGAAGGGGAGTATAACATTGATTCGGATATCATCCCGTTCCTGTCCACGTTGAAAGGGTTCAAATTCGGCTTCAACAGCGGGATGAGGGTGGAGGTCCTGTTCGTGAACACGAAGGAGTTCACCGTTCGCTGGGGAACGCAGAACCCGGTTCTGATCCCGTCTCCGCAGCTTCCGGGCGGCATGCCTATTCGCGCCAACGGCACGTTTAATTTTAAAGTGAATGACTACGTGACGCTGATCGACAAGGTGGCCGGGATGAAGGACAGCTATCTGGTGGAGGATGTGAAAATACGGATTACTTCCGTGCTGGATCAGTTGTTAATGAAGTGGATCAGCCGGGAAGGGAAGGACATGTTCAACCTGCAGGCGAATGCTTCCGATATTGCCGCGGGCATCCGCGAAGATCTGGATATGCAAGTGATGGACAACGGCCTGACGATTACCGGCTTTCAAGTGATGAGCTTCAATTATCCGCAAGAAATTCAAGATATGATTACGAAGACGGCTTCGCATGAGATGATCGGCAATCTGCAGAAGTACCAGCAGGTGACGATGACGGACGGCATTGCCTCCGGCAAAGTAAAAGGCGGTGGCGCCGCTTCGGACATGGCAGGCATGATGATGGGAATGAACATCGCCAATGAAATGATGAAAAATATGAATCAAAACCAAAAGCCTTCGGCTGAGACAGCACCTGCCGCTTCCTCTCCTGCGGAAGGCAATCAAAAGCCGAACTTCTGTCCGAATTGCGGATCCAAAAACGAAGGAGCTAACTTTTGCCC contains the following coding sequences:
- a CDS encoding SPFH domain-containing protein, which gives rise to MGFFRNQFANVVEWEEFRDDMIFWKWSNREIKKGSKLIIRAGQDAIFVNNGKIEGIFKDEGEYNIDSDIIPFLSTLKGFKFGFNSGMRVEVLFVNTKEFTVRWGTQNPVLIPSPQLPGGMPIRANGTFNFKVNDYVTLIDKVAGMKDSYLVEDVKIRITSVLDQLLMKWISREGKDMFNLQANASDIAAGIREDLDMQVMDNGLTITGFQVMSFNYPQEIQDMITKTASHEMIGNLQKYQQVTMTDGIASGKVKGGGAASDMAGMMMGMNIANEMMKNMNQNQKPSAETAPAASSPAEGNQKPNFCPNCGSKNEGANFCPNCGHKLN